A single Phragmites australis chromosome 4, lpPhrAust1.1, whole genome shotgun sequence DNA region contains:
- the LOC133914026 gene encoding uncharacterized protein LOC133914026: MEQKLSVVLALLALFLCAGPGHAMRLHDVNGGREFAFGAKAAAETEPLDPSFGNDYENEISHVEFEPDLGSTPYAVAAAPLASAATATATAAGETAPEPVTARNAAAGSRRMKWWLPPSTMPSFPLFPNPVGMPGIPGLPLPGTAFHPIGGWGTPAPPGQAQPSPPASTAGVGANDPNTNGGIN; this comes from the coding sequence ATGGAGCAGAAGCTGTCCGTCGTCCTCGCCCTCCTGGCCCTCTTCCTTTGCGCCGGCCCCGGCCACGCCATGCGCCTTCACGACGTCAACGGCGGTCGGGAGTTCGCCTTCGGCGCCAAGGCGGCCGCAGAGACCGAGCCGCTGGACCCGTCCTTCGGCAACGACTACGAGAACGAGATCAGCCACGTCGAGTTCGAGCCGGACCTCGGCAGCACGCCGTACGCCGTGGCCGCGGCGCccctcgcctccgccgccacgGCCACCGCAACCGCCGCAGGGGAGACGGCCCCGGAGCCAGTGACGGCGCGGAACGCCGCAGCCGGCAGCCGCAGAATGAAGTGGTGGCTGCCGCCGTCGACGATGCCGTCGTTCCCGCTGTTCCCGAACCCCGTTGGCATGCCTGGCATCCCGGGGCTCCCGCTGCCCGGCACGGCGTTCCACCCCATCGGCGGCTGGGGCACGCCGGCGCCGCCTGGCCAGGCACAGCCGTCCCCTCCTGCCTCCACCGCCGGCGTCGGCGCCAACGACCCGAACACGAACGGAGGCATCAACTGA
- the LOC133915311 gene encoding reticulon-like protein B8, with protein sequence MSERSENVTEKLMGSIIDTIAENLPKQKSGKFDPGSVSDKVRNKLFGRQNSMHRVLGGGKSADVLLWRNKKISSSVLALATTIWVFFEWIDYHFLTIVSFALVLGMVVQFVWSNFSSMLSGSPSKVPRVELPDELFVNIAVAIGAQVNKFLSFLQDLSCERNLKHFVVAIAGLWAVAVIGSWCNFLTVIYIGFVCAHTLPVLYEKYEDQVDDFLYSLLGLLRDQYQKLDQGVLSKIPKGNMKAKKSE encoded by the exons ATGTCGGAACGTTCTGAGAATGTTACTGAAAAGCTAATGGGGAGCATCATTGATACCATTGCTGAGAACCTTCCTAAGCAGAAGTCTGGGAAATTTGATCCAGGTTCAGTCTCTGACAAAGTGAGGAACAAGCTGTTTGGTCGTCAGAATTCCATGCATCGAGTTTTGGGTGGTGGAAAAT CTGCTGATGTGCTGTTATGGAGGAATAAGAAGATATCATCGAGCGTTCTGGCTCTTGCAACAACTATTTGGGTTTTCTTTGAGTGGATTGACTACCACTTTCTGACAATTGTTTCATTTGCCCTTGTTCTTGGAATGGTTGTCCAGTTTGTTTGGTCCAACTTCTCGAGCATGTTAAGCGG ATCTCCTTCTAAAGTGCCCCGTGTTGAGTTGCCggatgaactatttgtgaacatTGCTGTGGCAATTGGAGCCCAAGTAAACAAGTTCCTGAGTTTCCTTCAAGATTTGTCATGTGAAAGAAACTTGAAGCATTTTGTAGTG GCAATTGCTGGATTGTGGGCTGTTGCGGTGATTGGGAGCTGGTGCAATTTCCTGACTGTCATTTACATTG GATTTGTTTGTGCCCACACACTTCCTGTGCTCTATGAGAAGTATGAAGATCAAGTCGACGATTTCCTCTACAGCCTTCTTGGTCTCCTGCGAGATCAGTATCAGAAACTCGACCAAGGTGTCTTAAGCAAGATACCGAAAGGGAACATGAAGGCTAAGAAGAGCGAGTAG
- the LOC133915310 gene encoding protein PELPK1-like yields MASTSSFLTLALVMAAMLLGGGNTCHAARLLAELPVPEVPGVPGVPLPPLPEVPGVPLPEVPKVPLPPVPEVPGVPKVPEVPKVPQPPVPEVPGVPKMPLPPLPFVPSVNEPVPSFLAPPPSA; encoded by the exons ATGGCTTCCacctcgagcttcctgaccctGGCGCTCGTCATGGCCGCCATGCTCCTCGGAGGCGGCAATACGTGCCACGCGGCGCGCCTCCTCGCCGAACTGCCAGTGCCTGAAGTGCCAGGTGTGCCTGGcgtgccgctgccgccgctgcctGAAGTGCCTGGCGTGCCGCTGCCTGAAGTGCCGAAGGTGCCGCTGCCGCCAGTGCCTGAAGTGCCTGGCGTGCCGAAGGTGCCTGAAGTGCCGAAGGTGCCGCAGCCGCCGGTGCCTGAAGTGCCAGGCGTGCCGAAG ATGCCACTGCCACCGTTGCCGTTCGTTCCCAGCGTAAACGAGCCTGTGCCGTCATTCCTTGCACCGCCTCCATCGGCCTAG
- the LOC133915314 gene encoding probable ribose-5-phosphate isomerase 4, chloroplastic codes for MESMARAGVSSSAQLRPCCPRLRRSRNRSIPRHPSSRHGRRAVACSAAGADVVDLFDAAKLTVDRFVKSGMVVGLGSGPASGLAIQYLGTRLRRGSLTGIVGITSSVFSASEADKAGIPVSSYQEGTQIDVAFTDADVIEEGTLAAVIGRRKIESGEPSFMEEKAMAKSADKLAFITGNDKYVKGVEGSIPVLVKSGNWIDTAEEIDDLFLGDAEVWRRPSFGTAGPLGGDHPLVTKEGHHILDVIFTTPIPNLGQVAEGLDKIAGVVDHGIIAGIRSYAVISSKGEVQVLDEESSVIL; via the exons ATGGAGTCAATGGCCAGGGCAGGCGTAAGCTCGTCGGCGCAGCTCCGCCCGTGCTGCCCACGCCTGCGCCGCAGCCGCAACCGAAGCATCCCGCGCCACCCCTCGAGCCGTCATGGACGACGGGCAGTCGCATGCTCGGCGGCTGGCGCCGACGTGGTCGACCTCTTCGACGCCGCCAAGCTCACG GTGGACAGGTTCGTGAAGAGCGGCATGGTGGTCGGGCTAGGCTCCGGCCCGGCGTCCGGCCTGGCGATCCAGTACCTCGGCACGCGCCTTCGCCGAGGGTCTCTGACCGGCATCGTCGGAATAACCTC GTCCGTGTTCAGTGCAAGTGAGGCAGACAAAGCAGGGATACCGGTTAGCAGCTACCAGGAAGGCACACAA ATTGACGTTGCTTTCACTGATGCTGATGTAATTGAAGAGGGCACGCTGGCTGCAGTCATCGGCCGGCGAAAGATCGAGAGCGGAGAGCCCTCTTTCATGGAGGAGAAG GCAATGGCTAAATCAGCTGACAAACTTGCCTTCATCACCGGGAATGACAAATATGTGAAAGGTGTCGAGGGTTCCATTCCAGTCCTGGTTAAAAGT GGAAACTGGATAGACACCGCTGAAGAGATCGATGATTTGTTCCTAGGGGATGCAGAG GTTTGGAGGAGGCCATCGTTTGGAACTGCCGGTCCACTGGGGGGTGACCACCCATTGGTTACAAAGGAGGGCCATCACATACTCGATGTTATTTTCACAACTCCGATCCCGAATCTCG GTCAGGTAGCAGAGGGCCTGGACAAAATTGCTGGCGTTGTGGATCATGGGATTATTGCTGGCATTAG ATCATATGCTGTCATTTCATCAAAGGGGGAGGTGCAGGTCTTGGACGAGGAATCCTCGGTGATACTGTAG